TTCACTTACCTGGTATACTTTTACTTTGCAACACATCTAATTACCACCTGAACCATTAATTATACCACCTGCAGGTGGTATACTTTTACATTGCAACCCTGGTATAATTTTACATTGCAATTGACATACTGCGGATTCCTGCTCCATCTATATATTCCAGTGGTTATTAGCTTTGAAGCCTCTAAACCTGCTACTTTGCGAAAAGAATGAAACTCAATCACTCCGGCTATCATTACAGCAAACCCAATTACCCCTGTAATCGAACCAATAATTAATCCAGCCAGCCTGTTAAATGGTAATGCCCAAAGGGAATAGAAGGACGCTAGAATCACAAGTAGCCAATGAACTATCCCCAAAATCCATATAGTAATAGAAAGATGAGTAGGCAATGTTTCACCCTTACCGTAAGCTTTTTTTACCCCTAACCAACAATATACCACCAAAACTGCCAGGATTCCTGATCCTATATAAAATAACATTTTGCTAGCTCCATAAAGTTATTCCCGAAGTCGCCTAACGTTTTGCGTGTATCTGGTGAGGCCGAAGTCCTCACCAGATACACGCTGTTATACGCTGTCGGCATTACTATCATCATTTCTTACCTACGTTTTTCTACCAAGAAATACCCCATTTCGTCTTTATATTTATACTCAAGGTTAACGAATCCTGATCGCTCCAATAAATCTATGCATTTTTCTTTAGGGAGAAACTTCCATGCTAAAAGTGGGATCATAACGATCATCCATAGATTTCGTAACGGTTCCATGGATAGGAATTTTCCACCTGGTCTTAAAACCCTCAAAACCTCTGACAAAAATTTAAGTCTTTTTGAATCACTCCAAAAACTATCCAGTAGACTTGCAGCAACTACAACATCAAAAGAATTATCTTGGAAAGGTATGTTGAGAGCATCTCCTGTTCTAAATTCAACTTTATCTTTTATACCCTCAATCTTAGCATTCTCGTAAGCTCGTTCAAGAGAAGCATTCATAATATCCATTCTATCCCAGATATCGATTCCTATAGCCTTTCCTTCGTTCAAAAGCTTTGCCACTCCAATAGTAGCTTTGCCTAAACCACATCCTACATCTAATACATTTTCATCACCTTTCAAATTCAGTATGTCTGATAAATCATATGGTTCATGCTGCCTACTAAAATACATTCCCACCCAATATCCAAGCAAACTCCAGAGACCGAGGACAATAGCAATTATCCCTATCACTTCCGAAAGGAATATGGCAACTACTGCCCCCAAAATAATATCCACACCAACAATAAGATGAAAGTATCCAAAGCCATAATATCCATA
This genomic stretch from Elusimicrobiota bacterium harbors:
- a CDS encoding methyltransferase domain-containing protein, whose product is MSKKKANKRPHYGYYGFGYFHLIVGVDIILGAVVAIFLSEVIGIIAIVLGLWSLLGYWVGMYFSRQHEPYDLSDILNLKGDENVLDVGCGLGKATIGVAKLLNEGKAIGIDIWDRMDIMNASLERAYENAKIEGIKDKVEFRTGDALNIPFQDNSFDVVVAASLLDSFWSDSKRLKFLSEVLRVLRPGGKFLSMEPLRNLWMIVMIPLLAWKFLPKEKCIDLLERSGFVNLEYKYKDEMGYFLVEKRR